The following coding sequences lie in one Deltaproteobacteria bacterium genomic window:
- a CDS encoding aldehyde dehydrogenase — MFVPEFLAMPGSPALPLRDAHSLDAIVDGHVARQRQYFDSGVSLDREFRETQLGLLGHAIRKFEPKILAALHDDLRKSSTEAYATEIGFTLSELRHTRKHVGKWMRGSSWFSPLAVGPSRSRIHMQPLGLNLIIAPWNYPFQLAIAPLVAAIAAGNVALIKPSELAPATSAVVAELVADTFAPEFVAVMEGEIAVAQALLARSWDHIFFTGSPSVGRIVARAAADQLCRVTLELGGKSPAIVTATADIEVTARRLAWGKFTNAGQTCIAPDYLMVHASVHDRVIDALREAIRSFYGADPRQSADFGRIVNARHWRRLVGLIDADKVAIGGNHDEDDRYIAPTVLIDVEPDDAVMADEIFGPLLPVMRYEALDDAFAIIRRHRNPLAAYLFTADTAEEQRFVEQVSFGGGCINNTLVHMADPDLPFGGIGTSGLGAYHGRTGFESFSHRKSVMRTGTFLDPSVKYPPYTDAKLSIVRKLIG; from the coding sequence ATGTTCGTGCCGGAGTTTCTCGCCATGCCCGGATCGCCCGCTTTGCCCCTGCGCGACGCCCACAGCCTCGACGCGATCGTCGACGGGCACGTCGCCCGCCAGCGCCAGTACTTCGACAGCGGGGTGTCGCTCGATCGCGAGTTCCGCGAGACCCAGCTCGGCCTGCTCGGCCACGCGATCCGCAAGTTCGAGCCGAAGATCCTCGCCGCGCTCCACGACGACCTGCGCAAGAGCAGCACCGAGGCCTATGCCACCGAGATCGGCTTCACGCTGTCGGAGCTCCGACACACGCGCAAGCACGTCGGCAAGTGGATGCGGGGCTCGAGCTGGTTCTCGCCGCTCGCGGTCGGGCCCTCGCGCAGCCGCATCCACATGCAGCCGCTCGGCTTGAACCTCATCATCGCGCCATGGAACTACCCCTTCCAGCTCGCGATCGCGCCGCTGGTCGCAGCGATCGCCGCGGGCAACGTCGCGCTCATCAAGCCATCGGAGCTGGCGCCGGCGACCTCGGCGGTGGTCGCCGAGCTGGTCGCCGACACCTTCGCGCCCGAGTTCGTCGCCGTGATGGAGGGTGAGATCGCAGTGGCGCAGGCGCTTCTGGCCCGCAGCTGGGACCACATCTTCTTCACGGGGAGCCCGAGCGTGGGCCGCATCGTCGCGCGCGCCGCCGCCGACCAGCTGTGCCGCGTCACGTTGGAGCTCGGCGGGAAGAGCCCGGCGATCGTCACCGCGACCGCGGACATCGAGGTCACCGCGCGTCGGCTGGCGTGGGGCAAGTTCACCAACGCCGGACAGACCTGCATCGCCCCCGACTACCTGATGGTCCACGCCTCCGTGCATGACCGGGTGATCGACGCCCTGCGCGAGGCCATCCGCAGCTTCTACGGCGCCGACCCCCGGCAGAGCGCGGACTTCGGCCGCATCGTGAACGCCCGCCACTGGCGGCGCCTGGTCGGTCTCATCGACGCCGACAAGGTCGCGATCGGCGGCAACCACGACGAAGACGATCGCTACATCGCGCCGACGGTGCTCATCGACGTCGAACCCGACGACGCCGTCATGGCCGACGAGATCTTCGGGCCACTGCTGCCGGTGATGCGCTATGAGGCGCTCGACGACGCGTTCGCCATCATCCGGCGACACCGCAACCCGCTCGCGGCGTACCTCTTCACCGCCGACACCGCCGAGGAGCAGCGCTTCGTCGAGCAGGTGTCGTTCGGTGGCGGATGCATCAACAACACGCTGGTGCACATGGCCGATCCCGATCTGCCGTTCGGTGGCATCGGCACCAGTGGGCTGGGGGCGTACCACGGTCGCACCGGCTTCGAGAGCTTCAGCCACCGCAAGTCGGTGATGCGTACGGGCACGTTCCTCGACCCGAGCGTGAAGTACCCGCCCTACACCGACGCGAAGCTGTCGATCGTCCGCAAGCTGATCGGCTGA
- a CDS encoding YccF domain-containing protein, which yields MSLLGNIIWLVFGGLLSGLAYIVVGLLLCLTIVGAPFGLQAIKIGVATFAPFGKRIVDLPGASTPLRFLANLLWLVFVGWELALAHLLWAGVLALTIIGLPFAMQHLKLAPLSLMPFGRDLR from the coding sequence ATGTCCCTGCTCGGCAATATCATCTGGTTGGTGTTCGGCGGCCTGCTCTCCGGACTAGCCTACATCGTGGTCGGACTGCTGCTGTGCCTGACGATCGTCGGCGCGCCCTTCGGTCTGCAGGCGATCAAGATCGGCGTCGCGACCTTCGCCCCGTTCGGCAAGCGCATCGTCGACCTCCCGGGTGCGAGCACCCCGCTGCGGTTCCTCGCGAACCTGCTGTGGCTGGTGTTCGTGGGCTGGGAGCTGGCGCTGGCCCACCTACTGTGGGCAGGTGTGCTCGCGCTGACCATCATCGGGCTGCCCTTCGCGATGCAGCACCTCAAGCTGGCGCCGCTGTCATTGATGCCGTTCGGTCGCGATCTTCGCTAG
- a CDS encoding HTTM domain-containing protein, whose product MGAAALIYVAIRSVGLVTAVGHPAWQFRGVGALAWSSAPPTLAPVIAALVVSVVGGGAFVLGWRHRVSAPLFAFALLWLLSFRNSWGMVFHTENLMVLHVGVLAITPAADAWSLDARRRGDAVDGAARTRYGAPIRLLALVTVVTYAIAGVSKLRASGWRWVTGDTLRNLVAFDNLRKAELGDAYSGLGVALVPYGAIFVGLAAVSLAVELGAPLALLHARVGRWWCAAAWGFHVGVVALMWIGFPYQLFGVAYAPFFSLEQPLARVAARWRDRSGSQRGRAPERR is encoded by the coding sequence ATGGGCGCGGCGGCGCTGATCTACGTGGCGATCCGTTCGGTCGGGCTCGTCACGGCCGTGGGCCATCCTGCGTGGCAGTTCCGCGGCGTCGGTGCGCTCGCGTGGAGCTCGGCACCGCCCACGCTCGCACCGGTGATCGCGGCGCTGGTGGTGAGCGTCGTCGGCGGCGGCGCGTTCGTGCTGGGCTGGCGCCATCGCGTGAGCGCGCCGCTGTTCGCGTTCGCGCTGCTGTGGCTGCTGAGCTTCCGCAACTCCTGGGGCATGGTGTTCCACACCGAGAACCTGATGGTGCTCCACGTCGGTGTGCTCGCGATCACGCCCGCCGCCGATGCGTGGTCGCTCGACGCCCGCCGACGCGGTGACGCCGTCGACGGCGCGGCGCGGACACGCTACGGCGCGCCGATCCGACTGTTGGCGCTCGTCACCGTCGTCACCTATGCGATCGCCGGCGTCAGCAAGCTGCGCGCGTCGGGCTGGCGGTGGGTGACGGGCGATACGCTGCGGAATCTCGTGGCGTTCGACAACCTGCGCAAGGCCGAGCTCGGCGACGCCTACTCGGGTCTCGGCGTGGCGTTGGTGCCCTACGGCGCCATCTTCGTAGGGCTGGCCGCGGTCTCGCTGGCGGTCGAGCTCGGCGCACCGCTGGCGCTGCTGCACGCGCGCGTGGGCCGGTGGTGGTGCGCGGCGGCGTGGGGCTTCCACGTCGGCGTGGTCGCGCTCATGTGGATCGGGTTCCCCTACCAGCTCTTCGGCGTCGCGTATGCGCCGTTCTTCTCGCTCGAGCAGCCGCTCGCGCGGGTCGCTGCGCGTTGGCGCGATCGATCGGGCTCACAGCGCGGTCGAGCGCCCGAGCGGAGGTAG
- the arfB gene encoding aminoacyl-tRNA hydrolase, producing the protein MSEQETTTTVRDDDLRVVASGGAVHRELVIPGAELSWTAVRSAGPGGQNVNKLATKIDLRFDVAASRVLPEAVKTRLLALAAGRLDARGCIIVTAQESRSQGANLERARAKLADLIGAALVPPKPRRKTKPTAGAKRRRLTAKREQSEKKAARGRVPTD; encoded by the coding sequence CGGGTGGTCGCCAGCGGCGGCGCCGTCCATCGCGAGCTCGTGATCCCCGGCGCCGAGCTATCGTGGACCGCCGTGCGCTCCGCCGGTCCGGGCGGGCAGAACGTCAACAAGCTCGCCACCAAGATCGATCTGCGATTCGACGTGGCCGCGTCACGCGTGCTCCCCGAGGCGGTCAAGACGCGCCTGCTCGCGCTGGCGGCGGGTCGCCTCGACGCGCGCGGCTGCATCATCGTCACGGCCCAGGAGTCGCGCAGCCAGGGCGCGAACCTCGAGCGCGCACGCGCGAAGCTGGCGGATCTCATCGGCGCCGCGCTGGTGCCTCCGAAACCGCGGCGCAAGACCAAGCCCACCGCGGGCGCGAAGCGGCGACGGCTCACCGCCAAGCGCGAACAATCCGAGAAGAAGGCCGCGCGCGGCCGTGTGCCGACCGACTGA
- a CDS encoding TonB-dependent receptor: MTTVYAAFGAVICLSRLATSEPPPPGAPVLEEGADDAERDDASLDQGPRDEHGDGDPAHIGGDDASPPSDVGEQPSPPSPTTESRATATSPDTPTPTRGPIDDATEVTPAAATTDEGARHVVVRSPADEMMGSAEAVEVVDLAAAQRQTADLGQVLSRSRGVMLRRAGGLGSSSDFALGGLGGAQVPFFVDGVPIEFSGFALDPANIPVGLVDRVEIYRGVVPIRFGADALGGAVNLARDLRIYGTRSSVSYQGGSFDTHRLLAQSSTLLEGPGLYAAAFGFLDHSRNDYRIDVEVGQPDGSLVATTLQRRHDRYLAGGGGITLGVVDRRWADRLLVTGFVSALDKELPHNVVMTVPYGGASWGEIRPGANLRYDKQLPRDLAVSLTAAFAQRRIRFTDTDHCVYDWYGRCVLEKTTAGELTAIGTDQRIIQNGAYGNLGLSWSPGRHALRLVIAPAGFGRQGSNALANADARDPLTARRQLFNLVTGLEYQVDVLRERLQSVSFVKDYVQAAIADRVVPGADDYPTMRRVDHELGAGQALRWRFTDWAQVKASYEWATRLPSVDELFGDGVLVEPNLELRPERSHNFNLGASVNRTTRAGRWWSDVLTSARLVRDAIAPIPEDNRISSQNVNDARALAVDAALGWTSPGRWVTIDGNVTFVDYRNASADGPFGPYDGDRMPARPWLSANAHGQLLLTEFVATGDSLALDWTTRYVHGFFRGWESAGTTAFKQRVPPQVLHGVGVSYVVARRRWEVATALAVSNLLDARAFDYVGVQLPGRAFQARVTVAF, translated from the coding sequence GTGACGACCGTCTACGCCGCGTTCGGCGCCGTGATCTGCCTGAGCCGGCTGGCGACGTCGGAGCCACCACCGCCGGGCGCCCCGGTCCTCGAGGAGGGCGCGGATGATGCCGAGCGCGACGATGCGAGCCTCGATCAGGGGCCGCGCGACGAACACGGCGACGGCGACCCAGCGCACATCGGCGGCGACGATGCATCGCCCCCGAGCGACGTCGGCGAGCAACCGTCCCCACCGTCCCCGACGACCGAGAGTCGTGCGACCGCCACGTCACCCGACACGCCGACGCCGACGCGCGGGCCCATCGACGACGCGACCGAGGTGACGCCCGCCGCCGCGACGACGGATGAAGGAGCGCGACACGTAGTCGTGCGATCGCCAGCCGACGAGATGATGGGGTCCGCCGAGGCTGTCGAGGTCGTCGACCTCGCGGCGGCGCAGCGGCAGACCGCGGACCTCGGCCAGGTGCTCTCGCGTAGCCGCGGCGTGATGTTGCGACGCGCCGGCGGACTCGGCAGCAGCTCCGACTTCGCCCTCGGCGGCCTCGGTGGCGCGCAGGTACCGTTCTTCGTCGACGGCGTCCCGATCGAGTTCTCCGGCTTTGCACTCGACCCCGCCAACATTCCCGTGGGGCTGGTCGACAGGGTCGAGATCTACCGCGGCGTCGTGCCCATTCGCTTCGGCGCCGACGCGCTGGGCGGCGCCGTGAACCTCGCTCGCGACCTGCGGATCTACGGCACGCGCAGTTCGGTCTCGTACCAGGGTGGTTCGTTCGACACGCACCGCCTGCTCGCGCAGAGCTCGACGCTACTCGAGGGACCCGGGCTCTACGCCGCAGCGTTTGGCTTCCTCGATCACAGCCGCAACGACTACCGCATCGACGTCGAGGTCGGCCAGCCCGATGGCAGTCTGGTTGCGACGACGCTCCAGCGACGCCACGATCGCTACCTCGCGGGCGGCGGCGGCATCACGCTCGGCGTCGTCGATCGCCGCTGGGCTGATCGCTTGCTGGTGACCGGCTTCGTCAGCGCGCTCGACAAGGAACTGCCGCACAACGTGGTGATGACGGTGCCCTACGGCGGCGCGAGCTGGGGCGAGATCCGCCCCGGCGCCAACCTGCGCTACGACAAGCAGCTGCCGCGCGATCTCGCAGTGTCGCTGACAGCCGCGTTCGCGCAGCGACGCATCCGCTTCACCGACACCGATCACTGCGTGTACGACTGGTACGGCCGCTGCGTGCTCGAGAAGACCACGGCCGGCGAACTCACTGCGATCGGCACCGATCAACGCATCATCCAGAACGGCGCCTACGGCAACCTCGGGCTGTCGTGGAGTCCAGGACGACACGCGCTGCGGCTTGTGATCGCTCCGGCTGGTTTCGGGCGACAGGGCAGCAACGCGCTCGCCAACGCCGACGCCCGCGATCCCCTCACCGCGCGCCGGCAGCTGTTCAACCTCGTGACTGGCCTCGAGTACCAGGTCGACGTGCTGCGCGAGCGGCTGCAGAGCGTCTCGTTCGTGAAGGACTACGTGCAGGCGGCCATCGCCGATCGCGTGGTGCCTGGCGCCGATGACTACCCGACGATGCGACGCGTCGACCACGAGCTCGGCGCGGGCCAGGCGCTGCGCTGGCGCTTCACAGACTGGGCTCAGGTGAAGGCATCGTATGAGTGGGCCACGCGGCTCCCGAGCGTCGACGAGCTGTTTGGCGACGGCGTCCTCGTCGAGCCCAACCTCGAGCTGCGACCGGAGCGCTCGCACAACTTCAACCTCGGTGCGTCGGTGAACCGAACCACCCGCGCAGGACGGTGGTGGAGCGATGTGCTGACCTCGGCGCGACTGGTGCGTGACGCGATCGCGCCGATCCCCGAGGACAACCGCATCTCGTCGCAGAACGTGAACGACGCGCGCGCGCTGGCCGTCGATGCGGCGCTCGGCTGGACCTCGCCAGGCCGGTGGGTGACGATCGACGGCAACGTCACCTTCGTCGACTACCGCAACGCGTCGGCGGACGGGCCGTTCGGTCCCTACGACGGCGACCGCATGCCGGCCCGCCCGTGGCTGTCGGCCAATGCCCACGGTCAGCTGTTGCTCACCGAGTTCGTCGCGACCGGCGACAGTCTCGCGCTCGACTGGACCACGCGCTACGTGCACGGGTTCTTCCGCGGCTGGGAGAGCGCCGGCACCACTGCGTTCAAGCAACGGGTGCCCCCGCAGGTGCTGCACGGCGTGGGGGTTTCCTACGTGGTCGCGCGGCGCCGCTGGGAGGTCGCGACGGCCCTCGCCGTGAGCAACCTGCTCGACGCGCGCGCCTTCGACTACGTCGGGGTCCAGCTGCCCGGCCGAGCATTTCAAGCTCGCGTCACGGTCGCGTTCTGA
- a CDS encoding c-type cytochrome: MTRVRLASIVLLATACGREPAIVAEPLPEEHGEVASSPEEREREAYLDDPRVRRRVLEASLGNPDNGYSRDRLAAYGLTDAGWELLPLWNPRVVPMTRAMLPALRSGQLQLPRATQPLWDGVVPNDEDGWRELGQRVFVSLPLRADDSLAHALRDETRASELGLFTTSDGSYPGLVVFDDLDGTARVGITCALCHSAPHDGRAFLGMARRALDYGRARLQYHAETAVPLDDALARRMARWGRGRADITGDDDEDPVAIPDLWRLPELTALTQGATLRLGGREFSDPAERHARDLVVLAIRQETQVIQANGERARPPRELTWAMAMFVASLEPPTGPFAEVEGMREGRAAFARHCRRCHDGPAGSGPPVAATLVGTDAALANSAARGTGTYRPAPLVAVAAAAPYFHDGSVATLEDVLDPERMSPQFTRGVHGPGAVPGHAWGTQLPAEERAAIIAYVRSL; this comes from the coding sequence GTGACGCGCGTGCGACTTGCTTCGATCGTGTTGCTCGCGACCGCGTGTGGCCGCGAGCCCGCGATCGTGGCCGAGCCGCTGCCCGAGGAGCACGGTGAGGTCGCATCGTCGCCGGAGGAGCGCGAGCGCGAGGCGTACCTCGACGATCCACGCGTGCGGCGGCGGGTGCTCGAGGCCTCGCTGGGCAACCCCGACAACGGCTACTCCCGCGATCGCCTGGCCGCCTACGGTCTGACGGATGCGGGCTGGGAACTGTTGCCGCTGTGGAACCCGCGCGTCGTGCCGATGACGCGCGCGATGCTGCCGGCGCTGCGCAGCGGGCAGCTGCAGCTCCCTCGCGCGACGCAGCCGCTGTGGGATGGCGTGGTGCCCAACGACGAAGATGGCTGGCGCGAGCTGGGCCAGCGGGTGTTCGTCTCGTTGCCGCTGCGGGCCGACGACTCGCTCGCCCACGCGCTGCGCGACGAGACGCGCGCGAGCGAGCTCGGACTCTTCACCACGAGCGACGGCAGCTACCCAGGGCTGGTGGTATTCGACGATCTCGACGGCACCGCTCGCGTCGGCATCACGTGCGCGTTGTGCCACAGCGCCCCGCACGACGGGCGCGCGTTCCTGGGCATGGCTCGTCGCGCGCTCGACTACGGCCGCGCGCGGCTGCAGTACCACGCCGAGACCGCCGTCCCGCTCGATGATGCGCTCGCGCGACGGATGGCGCGGTGGGGTCGTGGGCGGGCCGACATCACCGGCGACGACGACGAAGATCCGGTCGCGATCCCCGACCTCTGGCGACTGCCCGAGCTCACCGCGCTCACGCAGGGCGCGACGTTGCGGCTCGGCGGTCGCGAGTTCTCCGATCCCGCCGAGCGACACGCCCGCGATCTCGTGGTGCTGGCCATCCGCCAGGAGACGCAGGTGATCCAAGCCAACGGCGAGCGGGCCCGGCCGCCCCGCGAGCTGACGTGGGCGATGGCAATGTTCGTCGCATCACTCGAGCCGCCGACCGGGCCGTTCGCCGAGGTCGAAGGCATGCGCGAGGGACGAGCTGCGTTCGCTCGTCACTGTCGCCGCTGCCACGATGGCCCCGCGGGCAGCGGCCCGCCGGTGGCCGCGACCTTGGTGGGTACGGATGCCGCGCTCGCCAACTCGGCCGCGCGCGGCACCGGCACCTACCGACCTGCGCCGCTCGTCGCGGTGGCCGCGGCGGCACCGTACTTCCACGACGGCAGCGTGGCCACGCTCGAGGACGTGCTCGACCCCGAGCGCATGTCGCCGCAATTCACCCGTGGTGTGCACGGCCCGGGTGCCGTCCCTGGGCACGCGTGGGGCACCCAGCTGCCCGCCGAAGAGCGCGCGGCGATCATCGCCTACGTCCGCAGCCTCTGA
- a CDS encoding TetR family transcriptional regulator — protein MRARARNPADKLARRESILAIAEGVLSRRQYGSLTMAEVADACGLAKGTLYLYFASKEELFLATLEREFARWFDDLGRELLRRAPVSAREFADAVARSLAMRGTLADLLPLLHTVLEHNLAADTALRFKRMLRDKVVTGGALVEQVLPGLREGDGVRLLLRTHALVVGLRQLSDPPPDIQAVLALDELSALRVEFERELADALAAMAAGMSTHLRSVGTSERT, from the coding sequence ATGAGGGCGCGAGCTCGCAACCCCGCCGACAAGCTCGCTCGGCGCGAGTCGATCCTCGCGATTGCCGAGGGCGTGCTGTCGCGACGGCAGTACGGCAGTCTGACGATGGCCGAGGTCGCCGACGCGTGCGGCCTCGCCAAGGGCACGCTGTACCTCTACTTCGCCTCGAAGGAGGAGCTGTTCCTCGCGACGCTCGAGCGGGAGTTCGCGCGTTGGTTCGATGACCTCGGCCGCGAGCTGCTGCGGCGGGCGCCGGTCTCGGCGCGGGAGTTCGCCGACGCCGTCGCGCGCAGCCTCGCCATGCGGGGTACGCTGGCCGATCTATTGCCGCTGCTGCACACGGTGCTCGAGCACAATCTCGCCGCCGACACGGCCTTGCGCTTCAAGCGAATGTTGCGCGACAAGGTCGTCACCGGAGGCGCCCTCGTCGAGCAAGTCTTGCCCGGCCTGCGCGAGGGTGACGGCGTGCGCCTGCTGCTCCGCACCCACGCGCTCGTGGTGGGCCTGCGGCAGCTGTCCGATCCGCCGCCCGACATCCAAGCCGTGCTCGCGCTCGACGAGCTGTCGGCACTGCGCGTCGAGTTCGAGCGCGAGCTCGCCGACGCGCTCGCGGCCATGGCCGCCGGCATGAGCACTCACCTGCGCTCGGTCGGCACCAGCGAGCGCACGTGA
- a CDS encoding PepSY domain-containing protein produces MKLSPRAYAVQWELHGWIGVLFAVPLFIAFYCGVFALFHDELVVWQEPGLQVAGGPPSPTELEQLAADLGAAGVVPPEADVGFELSHDNPYVRVSSGEDTLGWVDARDGTLLRPRSELADALYGLHFLRPLPVVGMELSGVAAIALLIAAIGGFMLLLGRLRQNLWRYRPQLRRRWWAADAHKSLGFARAAVRHRDGVVGRDAVARQPDRRGPGRDIL; encoded by the coding sequence GTGAAGCTGTCGCCGCGCGCCTACGCGGTGCAGTGGGAGCTCCACGGTTGGATCGGCGTGCTGTTCGCGGTGCCGTTGTTCATCGCGTTCTACTGCGGCGTCTTCGCGCTGTTCCACGACGAGCTGGTCGTGTGGCAGGAGCCGGGGCTGCAGGTCGCCGGTGGGCCGCCATCGCCGACGGAGCTCGAGCAGCTGGCCGCGGACCTCGGTGCCGCCGGCGTCGTACCGCCCGAGGCGGACGTTGGCTTCGAGCTCTCGCACGACAACCCCTACGTGCGCGTGAGCAGCGGCGAAGACACGCTGGGTTGGGTCGATGCACGGGATGGGACCTTGCTGCGCCCGCGCAGCGAGCTCGCCGATGCGCTCTACGGCCTGCACTTCCTACGACCGTTGCCGGTGGTGGGCATGGAGCTCTCGGGCGTCGCTGCGATCGCCCTGCTGATCGCGGCGATCGGTGGCTTCATGCTGCTGCTGGGCCGACTGCGGCAGAACCTGTGGCGGTATCGTCCGCAGTTGCGCCGGCGTTGGTGGGCCGCCGACGCGCACAAGAGCCTGGGGTTTGCTCGCGCTGCCGTTCGTCATCGCGATGGCGTGGTCGGGCGCGACGCTGTCGCTCGGCAACCTGATCGGCGCGGGCCTGGCCGCGACATCCTTTGA
- a CDS encoding TetR/AcrR family transcriptional regulator, producing the protein MAAIVARKHDPEASRAAILDAAEGLFLERGFAATSMSEIAERSGVTKSLIHHHFGSKEGLWAEIKRRRFGSYHAAQLALYARGLTHETIKASMHAYFHFLRANPQVHRMITWMRLEGDRECADLVVDLRTRAIAQIAAAQQAGVLRPEMPPEFVLMIFLGLVNAWFDEGGFATGFDDGRVDHAEVYLEHAWKVFASSVLVDASRAG; encoded by the coding sequence GTGGCGGCCATCGTCGCACGCAAGCACGATCCCGAGGCCTCGCGGGCCGCGATCCTCGATGCGGCCGAGGGGTTGTTCTTGGAGCGTGGCTTCGCGGCGACCTCGATGAGCGAGATCGCCGAGCGCAGCGGCGTGACCAAGAGTCTGATCCACCACCACTTCGGCTCGAAAGAGGGCCTGTGGGCCGAGATCAAGCGCCGTCGCTTCGGCAGCTACCACGCCGCCCAGCTGGCGCTGTACGCCCGCGGCCTCACGCACGAGACCATCAAGGCCTCGATGCACGCCTACTTCCACTTCCTGCGCGCCAACCCGCAGGTGCATCGAATGATCACGTGGATGCGACTCGAGGGCGATCGCGAGTGCGCCGACCTCGTGGTCGACCTGCGGACGCGGGCGATCGCCCAGATCGCGGCGGCGCAGCAGGCCGGGGTGTTGCGGCCCGAGATGCCGCCCGAGTTCGTGTTGATGATCTTCTTGGGCCTCGTCAACGCGTGGTTCGACGAGGGCGGCTTCGCGACGGGTTTCGACGATGGCCGTGTCGACCACGCGGAGGTCTACCTCGAGCACGCCTGGAAGGTCTTCGCGAGCTCGGTGCTGGTCGACGCGTCGCGAGCCGGCTGA
- a CDS encoding class II glutamine amidotransferase, whose amino-acid sequence MCRIFGFRSVLQSQVHRSLVSADNALMQQSGRHPDGWGVAYYNAGAPHVIKSVATAMDDALFRRVSGIVSSETVLAHLRKATQGNLSIINTHPFQYGPWVFVHNGNVARFADIKPQLADRIAPVLRRFILGDTDSEVLFYLLLSHMARRCDLARPGYPVGDLVESIRATVQDVVELAGPPCETDDGPPDSTYLTFVVTNGATMVAHHGGKSLYFTTYKRRCPERDECPRFGPSCEQPTPDGHVNHLVVSSEPLQGENVWTAMRPGDIVGVDWRMQLTQASPT is encoded by the coding sequence ATGTGTCGCATCTTCGGGTTTCGCTCGGTCCTGCAGAGCCAGGTGCACCGCTCCCTGGTGAGTGCCGACAACGCGCTCATGCAGCAGAGCGGGCGCCACCCCGACGGTTGGGGCGTGGCCTACTACAACGCCGGCGCGCCGCACGTCATCAAGAGCGTCGCCACCGCCATGGACGACGCGTTGTTCCGGCGGGTCTCGGGCATCGTGTCGTCGGAGACCGTGCTCGCGCACCTGCGCAAGGCGACGCAGGGCAACCTGTCGATCATCAACACCCACCCGTTCCAGTACGGCCCGTGGGTGTTCGTGCACAACGGCAACGTCGCGCGCTTCGCCGACATCAAGCCGCAGCTCGCCGACCGCATCGCGCCGGTGCTGCGTCGCTTCATCCTCGGCGACACCGACAGCGAGGTGCTGTTCTACCTGCTGCTCAGCCACATGGCCCGGCGCTGCGATCTGGCGCGGCCCGGCTATCCGGTCGGTGATCTCGTGGAGTCCATCCGCGCGACCGTGCAAGACGTGGTCGAGCTCGCCGGGCCCCCGTGCGAGACCGACGACGGCCCACCCGACTCGACCTACCTCACGTTCGTGGTGACCAACGGCGCCACGATGGTCGCGCACCATGGCGGCAAGTCGCTGTACTTCACCACCTACAAGCGTCGCTGCCCCGAGCGCGACGAGTGCCCGCGCTTCGGGCCCAGCTGCGAGCAGCCGACGCCCGACGGCCACGTGAACCATCTGGTGGTGTCGAGTGAGCCGCTGCAAGGCGAAAACGTGTGGACGGCGATGCGCCCGGGTGACATCGTCGGCGTCGATTGGCGCATGCAGCTGACCCAGGCGTCGCCGACCTGA
- a CDS encoding PepSY domain-containing protein, translating to MLALPFVIAMAWSGATLSLGNLIGAGLAATSFDGSMSAVQTVRGYGGAPEARSAVAAPAMSIAELVGRAQASVGTSEPPHYVGLVLRGDADAWVFVFFESRLSAPWRYVFVRARDGEVLLDTSHARTPTRTLEEPLYALHFAWFGGDAARCCYVVLTLAVCVLIVLGQVVWVDRRPAASSGRGWVARVGVGACAGLVLAVAVYFALNRRLPDHVDARASTEWWAFIATWMLALSLAMVTRARLATVAAVDLAIAGALDLAIVMGDALTLPVAALALPAVTRIELLLVALGLASAAAAWLAHRAGRSR from the coding sequence TTGCTCGCGCTGCCGTTCGTCATCGCGATGGCGTGGTCGGGCGCGACGCTGTCGCTCGGCAACCTGATCGGCGCGGGCCTGGCCGCGACATCCTTTGATGGGAGCATGTCCGCGGTCCAGACCGTCCGGGGCTACGGCGGAGCGCCCGAAGCTCGCAGCGCAGTGGCAGCGCCCGCGATGTCGATCGCCGAGCTGGTCGGGCGCGCGCAGGCCAGCGTCGGCACGTCGGAACCGCCGCACTACGTCGGCCTCGTACTGCGCGGCGACGCCGATGCGTGGGTGTTCGTCTTCTTCGAGAGTCGGCTGAGCGCGCCGTGGCGCTACGTCTTCGTGCGCGCGCGAGATGGCGAGGTGCTGCTCGACACCAGCCACGCACGCACGCCCACGCGCACGCTCGAGGAGCCGCTCTACGCGCTGCACTTCGCGTGGTTCGGCGGTGACGCGGCACGTTGCTGCTACGTGGTGCTGACCCTCGCGGTGTGCGTGCTCATCGTGCTCGGACAAGTCGTCTGGGTCGACCGGCGGCCGGCGGCATCGTCGGGGCGCGGGTGGGTGGCCCGTGTCGGCGTGGGGGCCTGTGCGGGGCTCGTCCTCGCGGTGGCGGTGTACTTCGCGCTGAACCGACGACTGCCCGACCATGTCGACGCCCGCGCCAGCACGGAGTGGTGGGCCTTCATCGCCACCTGGATGCTCGCGTTGTCGCTCGCCATGGTGACGCGAGCCCGGCTCGCCACGGTCGCGGCCGTCGACTTGGCGATCGCCGGCGCGCTCGATCTCGCGATCGTGATGGGTGACGCGCTCACGCTGCCGGTCGCGGCCTTGGCACTCCCGGCGGTGACGCGCATCGAGCTCCTGCTCGTCGCGCTCGGGCTCGCGAGCGCCGCCGCGGCGTGGCTCGCCCATCGCGCCGGGAGGTCCCGCTGA